DNA sequence from the Thermodesulfovibrionales bacterium genome:
TCAGGAGCAATTCATAGTATCGCGGAAAGGGCCTGACCATGGTATCCCAGTTGGCCAGAAAAAAGTTTTCCAAAAGGAATATCTTGTCCTCTTCGCTGAGATCTGCTGCCCTTTTTCGTGTCACGTCGAGGAAGCGGTCTCCCGCCCCGTTCCCGGTATAGTCACTGATCTGCTCCAGGAGGGAAGGCACGAGGTTGAAGGTCTGCTTTATCCCCGGATAATCATCGAGAATAGAGACCATGTCCAGGTAATCTTTAGTTCCGTGGAGCCTCACCCAGGGGAGGCGGTACAGACCTGTGAAGGGGTCTCTATAGTAAGGCTGGTGCATGTGCCAGAGAAACGCTATGTAGAGGGGACTATCGGTCATACGTGAAAATGTACTCGTCAGGCCGTGCCATCCCGAAATCTTCCCGCGCGTGTTTCTCTATGTAGAAGGGGTTCTCCCTGAGCAGCTTCACGTCTGATCTCAGGCGAATATTCTTCAGTTCTATATCCTTGTTCTCCCGTTCGAGCACGGCCTTCTTCTCTCTCAACTCCACATATCTGAGAAATCCGGCGTTGCCGAACACGAAGGTAACACCGAGATAGAGGAAGCTGAGGAGGATAATCGTCAAGAATATGAGTCTCCTCTTCCTGATCTCGGCCGTCACCTGCTTCCTGAGGAGATTATGCGTCGTCATGTTAATACATTATACAGCGCGCCTTCTCCTTTGTATAGTTCTAAAGGGATGGCATCAATCTGTCTCATGAGCTTCTTGTGGCTTGAGCGGCGATACCATATTGGGGAGCCGATTCGTCACGTGTGATGAGAATGCCTTGCGGACAGAACGGAAAAAATCATGGTAAGTACTGTCGTAAACTCGCCTCAATCCTTTCTCTTTCAACCGGTCTGTCAAGAAGCTCGGACCTGTTCGCGAGCTGCCTCAGGCAGGTCTCGACGAATATCCTGAAACTGTGGATCCTGTCCATGAGCCTTGCGACATTCCTCTCGCTGATATCCCTGTCGCGGAAGGCCAGCACCTTTTCAAAGAACGAACGGAACTCCTCGTAGTCGTCATGCCTGAGAAGGCGGAAGGTGAAACTCTCGAAGTAAAGCATGAAATTTCTCATCGCCCCGAATACCTGCAGCCTTTCCTTCTCAGACCTCTGTTTCTCCATGAGGACGAGGAATCTATGGAGAATGAGCGAGTCCTCTCTCAGGCGCAGCGACTGTTCGAGGTTCGTAACAAAGCTCTCGAATATCTCCTCACCGCCAACTTCGGACTTAAAGAGGCGGACGATCTGGAGGATACTCTGCTCTGAGAGGTTTCTCAGGATACCGTTACTGTTTTCCAGCTTTCCCTTGAGATGATGCGAGGATTTCCCCGTAAAGGGATCCTTCAGCTCCTGTTCGAAGACCCTCTTTGATTCGATCGAAAACTGATAGGCGATCGATTCAGAGAGGGCGGCCAGCCCTTTGTCGGAAACCCTGGAGGAAATGTTTTCCGCGTGTGCCATAAAGAGTGAGACCTCGGAACGAAGGAGGAGAATTATCATGAAAGATGCACTGAGAGAGCCGAGTTTGTTTGACTTGTCCGCGAACTTGAGATATCTCAGGAACTTGAAGAGGTAGAGGAGTTGCATGGAGACATATTTCTTCGTCTCCCTTTCCCTGATGGACCGTACCATCCTGGATACCTCACGGTTGTCGATGACGTCGAAGTCGGGATTGAGATCTTTCCTGAAGGGATTGAAATAGCTATTCTCCCTGAGGTTCTTCCCTGTTATTTCGCCGATATTGGCAAAGGTGAGATAGGGGATATGCTCCGACTTGAGGATGTCGCCGACGATCCCTTTCAGGTTAATGAAGGAATCATAGAGGAGGAGAAGACTCTTTTCCGGAATATCTTGGCTCATGAGTTCCTCGTGGAATGCATCCTTCCTCTTGTTGTGGAGATATTTTGTAACGGCAAACTTCTGGAACCAGTAAATCTTTCGCCTGCCTTCCGGTATTACGATTTCGAGAAGCCCGAGGACCCCCAGGATCACATCCTTTACTGTCGAGAGCTCGTCGAAGAAATTTCTCGTCGCGATCTCTCTCCTCGCGAAGGGTAGATTATCGATGTCGAAAAACCTGTCCAGGGCGCGGAGGAGGATATCAAGTTCGGAGAACGTCCCCCGGTGCTTTTCTTTTGAGGATGCTACCCAGTTGTCTGACGGAATATCTGCGGTCATTATCGCGGTATCTTCGGGTCACTTCTTCAGGACATGGATGGCCTCACCGTGGACATCCTCTGCAGCCTCCCGGATCCCTTCCGACAGGGTAGGGTGGGCATGGACCATCCCGGCAATGTCCTTAGCCTTCAGGCCCGCCTTCATCGCGAGGGCCGCTTCATGGATGAGATCGGAAGCGTGGGCTCCGATGATGTGAGCTCCGATTATCCTGTCGGTCTCCGCATCGGCGATAATCTTGAAGAAACCGGAAATTTCACCGATCACATGTGCCTTGCCGAGTCCCCGGTATTCGAAATGACCTGTTCTGATCTTCATGCCCTTCTCTACCGCCTCATGCTCCCGGACCCCCACCGACGCTATCTCAGGTGATGTGAAGATTGCTGAGGGTATGACGGAGTAATCTATTTTGGCCTCAATGCCGCAGGCATTGGACGCGGCTACCATCCCCTCCTGCGACGCCTTATGGGCGAGGAGCATACCTCCGACGACGTCGCCTACGGCAAAGATGTTTCTGACCCTCGTCTCCATGCGTTCATCAACAATGATTTCTCCCCTCCTGCCCGTTTCCACACCGATTCCCTCAAGCCCAATGCCTTCACTGTTGAGGGATCGCCCGATTGAAACGAGGATCTTCTCAGTCGCGATCTCGCTTCCGTCAGCGAGGAAGGCATGCAATCCGTCGGCCCGCTCTTCGAACTTCGCTACGCTCAGGCCCGTTAGGAGTCTGATTTTCTTCTTCTTAAACTCTCTTTCCAGGGTTTCTGAGATTTCGACATCCTCTGTTGCCACGGCCCGCGGGAGCATCTCGACCATGATAACGTCCGTTCCAAGTTCACGAAAGATGCAGGCGAATTCGGAGCCGATGACCCCCGCGCCGATGATCAGCATGCTCTTCGGTATCTCCTGCATCGCGACCGCATCGTCACTGGAGAGGATTCTTCTCCCGTCGAAGGGAAAGTCCGCCATCGGCGCCGGCCTCGACCCTGTCGCGATGATTACCTTGTCCGCTCCGACCGTTTCTCTTGTCCCCGCTTTTCTCTCCACCGCAATCTCTCCGGGACTCAACAGGGTGCCGGTCCCTTCGATAAGGGTAATACCCCAGCTCTTGAAGAGCGATCTGATTCCCCTGATCTGGATAGAGACAACCTTGTTTTTTCTCTCCATGATCTTCGGAAGGTTAGGGGAAACCGAGCCTTCGAGGTCAATTCCGTAGTCTGTGAGGTATCTGGCCTTATGGAGGATATCCGTCGAGGTTATGATCGTTTTGGTAGGGATGCAGCCCAGGTTCAGGCAGGTGCCGCCGACTTCATCTTTTTCGACGACCGTGACCTGTGCGCCCAGCTGCGCCGCCTTGAGGGCAGCCGTATACCCGCCCGGGCCTCCACCGAGGACGACGACCCTCACTTCGCCTCTTCTTCAAGGTATCTCGTGTATTCGGAGGCGTCCATGAGATCGTTCAACTCGGACTCATCCTCCATCTCAATCACGGCAATCCAGCCCTTTCCGTACGGTTCCTCGTTTATGATCTCCGGAGATTCTGACAGTTCCTCATTGACTTCGACGATAGGACCGCTTACGGGCGATATGACGGAGGACGTCGCCTTCGTGGATTCAATCTCGGATATCTCACTGTTCGCCTCTACCGTTGTGTCGACTTCCGGAAGATCTATGTAAACGATGTCACCGAGGGCTTCCTGGGCGTGATCGGTTATCCCGATGGTAGCTTTCCCGCCTTTCACTCGCACCCATGTGTGCTCCTTGTGATATTTGAGATTGTCTGGATTCATGCCGTCCTCCTTATTTCATTCAGTCCGTGAATTTCTATCATAGTTCTTAGCCTTTGTCAAGGTCTTAGAGCGAGAGGGATTCAGCCATTATCCTGAGTGCTTTCAGCCTTGCGAGGGCTGACTTTGGCGTGAGTTGCGACAGATCGATATTCATGATCTCCCTCATGAGGGGGTTTTCCTCAGACTCGAAGAGGTCCATTTGGCGGTGTCCCGGAGAGAAATGCCTCAGGAGGACCCCTGTCTTGCCCGTCTTTGCGATCTCGTTCTTCTCGAAGGATGAGAGGACGTCCTTTGCCCTTCCGATCACCGTTTCCGGAAGACCTGCAAGTCTGGCGACATGGATTCCATAGCTCTTGTCCGCAGGGCCGGGCATGATTTTTCTCAGGAAGATTATCTCGTCCCCCCACTCCTTGACGGATATATTGAAGTTCTTTACCCCGTCGAGCGCCATGCTCAGTTCGGTCAGTTCGTTATAGTGAGTGGCGAAGAGGGTCCTCGCCAGGATCTCTCTGAAGATATATTCGGCTACGGCCCATGCGATGCTGATCCCGTCGAAGGTGCTTGTCCCCCTTCCTATCTCATCGAGGATAATCAGACTCCTTCCTGTGGCGTTATTAAGGATGTTTGCGGTCTCTATCATCTCGACCATGAATGTGCTCTGGCCCTTTGCGATGAAGTCCGAGGCGCCTATCCTCGTAAAAATCCTGTCGACGAGACCGATTCTTGCTTCCGTCGCAGGCACGAAACTTCCTAACTGGGCCATGAGGACGATGAGGGCCGTCTGCCGCATAAACGTAGATTTCCCTGCCATGTTCGGACCGGTGATGATGAGCAGCCTCTCGTCCTCGCCATTGAGGACGGCGTTATTGGGGATGAATTGATCGCCGGACAGCCGTTCGAGAACGGGGTGCCTACCTTCGGTGATTTCTATGACCGTGCTTTCATCAACAGTCGGTTTGCAATAGGAGTGTCTTCTTGCGACGATCGCGAGAGATGTGAGAAAATCCACTCTTGCTACGGCACGCGCGGCAGCGGTGAGCCCCGGGTTCTCGGAAAAGACCTTTTCGAGGAGCGACTGAAAAAGACCGTATTCAAGATTCTTCAACCGCTCCTCTGAGCCGAGCACCTTCGATTCATATTCCTTGAGCTCGGGGATGATGAAACGCTCGCCGTTGACAAGGGTCTGTTTCCTCACGTAGTAGTCCGGAACGAGATCGAGGTTAGCCTTCGTTATTTCGATGTAGTAGCCATAAATTTTGTTGTAGCCGACCTTAAGAGACGCTATGCCGGTCTTCTGCCGTTCGCTTGTTTCGAGGCCGGTAATAAAATCCTTGCCGCTCGTCGAAACTTTCCTCAGTTCATCAACTTCGGTACTGTAACCGTCCCTGATGATGCCTCCGTCTCTCAACCCGAGCGGCGGGCTATCAACGATGCTGGAATCGATAAGGGCCTTCAGTGAGGAGAAGTCGGCTATCTCTTCGCCTATACTCCTGAGATACCCGTTCTCCTGAGCAAGGAGCATGGTCTTTATCGCGGGGAGATGGGAGAGCGATGTCTTCATGGCGATAAGGTCCCTCGGGTTTGCCGTTTTGGCGCCTACCCGCGAGGCCAGCCTCTCCAGGTCCTGAACCTTTCTCAGGTTGTTTCGCAGTCTCTCGATAACCTCGTAATCGTCGATGAGGGACCAGACCGCGCCTTGACGGTTCTCTATCTCACCGATGTCGACGAGAGGTCTGAGAATGGCACTCCGGAGGTGGCGACCGCCCATAGGGGTGAGGGTCTCGTCCATTACCGCAAGGAGCGTGCCCTCCGTTCCCCCCTTCAGGTTCCGTATCAGCTCGAGGTTCCTCTGTGTCGCTGCATCGAGGAACATATATGAGCCTTGCGTGAGGGGCGAGATCTTCTTGAACCTGACGGCTTCCTTCAGCGTCTCTTCGATGTATGCTATGAGGGCGCCTGCGGCAGATATGGCGATAGTCATCCCTTCGCAGCCGAAACCTTCAAGGGAAGACACCCTGAAGTGCTTGAGAAGAACCCTGTATGCCTCTGCAAAGTCGAAGAACCAGTCTTCAAGAGGTGAGGCGTAAAAGTCTCCAAAGACTTCAGAATAGTGAAGGTCATTTTTCAGGCTCGCGGGATAGAGGACCTCCTTCGGTTCAAACCGTGACAGTTCGTCTTCTATAGGCCTTTCGGTCTCATAAACCGAGAACTCGCCCGTCGAAACATCGGCTAGGGCCACACCGTGTTTCTTTCCGTCGGGCAGGAAACAGAGGAGGTAGTTGTTTTCCTTCGGGTTCTCGGGCGTATGGGTGCCGGGAGTGATGACCTTCACCACGTCTCGTTGCACGATGCCTTTCGCCTCTTTCGCATCCTCCATCTGCTCGCATATCGCCACCTTATGACCTGCCTTGATGAGCCGGCCGATGTATGACTCGGCAGCAAAATAGGGGATGCCGCACATCGGCAGGGGATCCTCTTTTGTCTTGTCGCGCGAGGTGAGTGCGATCTGAAGAATCCTTGATGCAACCCGCGCATCTTCGCCGAACATCTCATAGAAATCGCCGAGACGGAACAGGAGAATTGCATCGCCGTGCTTCTCCTTGATGGTCGCGTATTGTTTCATGAGGGGTGTCAATTCGGACATAGGATATTAAATACCATGGGGCATCGAAAGTTCAATATCTCCCTCTGCGCTGCAAGACTCTCGAGGGGAAAGAGTCCAAAGACATTCTGCTATAATGGTATCAGGGTCACTTGTCGTTACCTTTATGGTGTATGCAATCTTGGACCGGGAGGTGAAGAAGCAGTCCCTCTCGTCGGACGGCGCTCCCGTGCAGAAGAAACTCGCGAAGAACGTTTTCAGGGATTTCCTTTCGAGTCCTGACAGGCTGCGGCAAGGGCTCATAAAGCCGTTCTCTCTCTTTTTTCAGGCGGAGGCCTCAAGCAGCATCCTTCTCCTGTGCTCCACCGCGGCAGCCTTGCTTTGGGCAAATTCCCCTTATGCCGCCTCCTATCACCATTTCTGGGATTCCGAATTA
Encoded proteins:
- the lpdA gene encoding dihydrolipoyl dehydrogenase; the protein is MRVVVLGGGPGGYTAALKAAQLGAQVTVVEKDEVGGTCLNLGCIPTKTIITSTDILHKARYLTDYGIDLEGSVSPNLPKIMERKNKVVSIQIRGIRSLFKSWGITLIEGTGTLLSPGEIAVERKAGTRETVGADKVIIATGSRPAPMADFPFDGRRILSSDDAVAMQEIPKSMLIIGAGVIGSEFACIFRELGTDVIMVEMLPRAVATEDVEISETLEREFKKKKIRLLTGLSVAKFEERADGLHAFLADGSEIATEKILVSIGRSLNSEGIGLEGIGVETGRRGEIIVDERMETRVRNIFAVGDVVGGMLLAHKASQEGMVAASNACGIEAKIDYSVIPSAIFTSPEIASVGVREHEAVEKGMKIRTGHFEYRGLGKAHVIGEISGFFKIIADAETDRIIGAHIIGAHASDLIHEAALAMKAGLKAKDIAGMVHAHPTLSEGIREAAEDVHGEAIHVLKK
- a CDS encoding Na+/H+ antiporter NhaA, whose translation is MVSGSLVVTFMVYAILDREVKKQSLSSDGAPVQKKLAKNVFRDFLSSPDRLRQGLIKPFSLFFQAEASSSILLLCSTAAALLWANSPYAASYHHFWDSELSIAFGRYAVIKSLREWINEGLMAIFFFIVGLEIKREVCAGELASPKRAFLPVGAAFG
- a CDS encoding septum formation initiator family protein: MTTHNLLRKQVTAEIRKRRLIFLTIILLSFLYLGVTFVFGNAGFLRYVELREKKAVLERENKDIELKNIRLRSDVKLLRENPFYIEKHAREDFGMARPDEYIFTYDR
- the gcvH gene encoding glycine cleavage system protein GcvH, with the translated sequence MNPDNLKYHKEHTWVRVKGGKATIGITDHAQEALGDIVYIDLPEVDTTVEANSEISEIESTKATSSVISPVSGPIVEVNEELSESPEIINEEPYGKGWIAVIEMEDESELNDLMDASEYTRYLEEEAK
- the mutS gene encoding DNA mismatch repair protein MutS is translated as MSELTPLMKQYATIKEKHGDAILLFRLGDFYEMFGEDARVASRILQIALTSRDKTKEDPLPMCGIPYFAAESYIGRLIKAGHKVAICEQMEDAKEAKGIVQRDVVKVITPGTHTPENPKENNYLLCFLPDGKKHGVALADVSTGEFSVYETERPIEDELSRFEPKEVLYPASLKNDLHYSEVFGDFYASPLEDWFFDFAEAYRVLLKHFRVSSLEGFGCEGMTIAISAAGALIAYIEETLKEAVRFKKISPLTQGSYMFLDAATQRNLELIRNLKGGTEGTLLAVMDETLTPMGGRHLRSAILRPLVDIGEIENRQGAVWSLIDDYEVIERLRNNLRKVQDLERLASRVGAKTANPRDLIAMKTSLSHLPAIKTMLLAQENGYLRSIGEEIADFSSLKALIDSSIVDSPPLGLRDGGIIRDGYSTEVDELRKVSTSGKDFITGLETSERQKTGIASLKVGYNKIYGYYIEITKANLDLVPDYYVRKQTLVNGERFIIPELKEYESKVLGSEERLKNLEYGLFQSLLEKVFSENPGLTAAARAVARVDFLTSLAIVARRHSYCKPTVDESTVIEITEGRHPVLERLSGDQFIPNNAVLNGEDERLLIITGPNMAGKSTFMRQTALIVLMAQLGSFVPATEARIGLVDRIFTRIGASDFIAKGQSTFMVEMIETANILNNATGRSLIILDEIGRGTSTFDGISIAWAVAEYIFREILARTLFATHYNELTELSMALDGVKNFNISVKEWGDEIIFLRKIMPGPADKSYGIHVARLAGLPETVIGRAKDVLSSFEKNEIAKTGKTGVLLRHFSPGHRQMDLFESEENPLMREIMNIDLSQLTPKSALARLKALRIMAESLSL